Within Sorangiineae bacterium MSr11367, the genomic segment AATACTCGACGACTCGTTGGGGGATGCATTGATCGTCGCAGACGACGTAGCCCGGCAGGCAATTCCGTGCGCCTCCGTCTTTGTCGGAGCCCGCTGACGGCTCCTCACACGCCGTGAGGAAGAGTACGAGGAATGCAACCATCGCATGGGATCGAGGATGTATTTTCATCGCGATGGAGCTTTCGACCGCGCTGGCCGAAAGGTTGCGTGCCCGTTTGGCAGCGCGCAAAACAAAGCCCGCCGAATCGCGAGGATCGGCGGGCCGTCGTTGCCAACTACGTAGGGCGTTTAGCGGCGTCGGTCGCCGCCGCCTCGGGGGCCGCCGCGCGGCGGACCACCGCGATCGCCGCCGCCACCACCACGGCGCGGGGGCGGGCCACCGCCGCTTTCGCGGGCGGCCAGCATGCGCTCCTTGGCGCGCTCGCCCTCTTCGCCCTCGGGGAGCGGGAGGAGCTCGCGACGCGAGAGGCGGATCTTGCCGTCGCGGTCGATGGAGAGAACCTTCACCTCGACGACATCGCCTTCTTTCATCACGTCGGTGACGCGTTCCACGCGGGTGTGCGCCATCTCGGAGATGTGGAGCAGGCCGTCGGTGCCCGGGAGCAACTCGACGAAGGCGCCGAAGTCGGTCACGCGCTGCACGGCGCCCTTGTAGACCGCGCCCACTTCCGGCTCGGCGGTGAGGCCCTTGATGATGTCGAGCGCCTTCTTCACCGCCTCGGAATCACTCGAGGCGACATTCACGGTGCCGTCGTCTTCCACGTCGATGGCGACGCCGGTTTGGTCGATGATGCCCTTGATGGTCTTGCCGCCGGGGCCGATGATCAGACGGATCTGATCGGGCTTCACCTTCACCGTGGTGATGCGCGGGGCGTACTTCGACAGCTCCGTGCGCGGCGTGGTGAGCGACTCGAGCATCTTGCCCAGGATGAACAAGCGGCCCGCACGCGCCTGATCGAGCGCGCGCGACATGATCTCGCGCGAGAGGCCCGCGATCTTGATGTCCATCTGGATGGCGGTGATGCCACGCTCGGTGCCGCAGACCTTGAAGTCCATGTCGCCGAGGTGGTCCTCGTCACCGAGGATGTCGCTCAGGATGGCCGTGCGCTGGTTGGGGCCCGGCGCCGCATCGGCGATGAGGCCCATGGCGATGCCGGCGACCGGTGACTTGATGGGAACACCGGCGTCCATCAGCGAGAGGGTGCCACCGCACACCGCGGCCATCGACGATGAGCCGTTCGACTCGAGCGTCTCCGAGACGACGCGGATCGTGTACGGGAACTTCTCCTGCTCCGGAATCATCCGAGCCAGTGCACGCTCGGCGAGCGCGCCGTGGCCGACTTCGCGACGGCCGGGGCCGCGTAGCGGCTTGGTCTCGCCGGTGGAGAAGGGCGGGAAGTTGTAGTGCAGCATGAAGCGCTTCCAGCGTTCGCCGGTGAGCGCGTCGATCTTTTGCTCGTCGGCGCTGGTGCCGAGCGTGCTCGTGACCACCGCCTGCGTCTCACCGCGCTGGAAGAGCGCCGAGCCGTGAACGCGCGGGAGCAAGCCCACCTCGGTCGTGATGGGACGGATGACGTCCATCGCGCGGCCGTCGATGCGCTTGTTCTGCCCGAGGACGTACTCACGGACGACGTGGTACTTGCGCTCCTCGAACTCCTCTTTGATGAGCTTCTCGTTGGCCGCGAACGTCTCGGCCCCGAGTTCCGCGAGCAGCGTCTCGGTGAGCTTCGTCTTGACGCTCTTGTACGAGTCGTAGCGCGTCTTCTTCTCTTTGATGAGCGCGGACTCGAGGATGCCCGTGTCGGAAAGGTCCTTCACGCGCCCGGCGATCTTCGCATCGAGCTTCACCGCCTCGAAGACGCGCTTCTCTTTGCCAACCGCGGCGCGCAGGCGCTCGATCAGCTCGAGGATCGGCTGCGCAGCCTTGTGCGCGAACCAGAGGGCATCGAGCACGTCGCCCTCGTTGGCCTCGGCGGCGCCGCCTTCGACCATGACGATGGCGTCCTTGGAGCACGCGACCACCATGTCGATGTCCGACTGGGACTGCTGCTCGAAGGTCGGGAAGGCGATAAACTCACCGTGAACGCGCGCGACGCGCACGCCAGCGAGGGGGCCGGCCCAGGGGATGTCGGAGATGTGCAGCGCGGCGCTGGCGCCGGTGAGTGCGAGCACGTCCGTCGGGTTGATCTTGTCCGAGCTGAGGACGGTCGCGATGATCTGCGTGTCCTTCTTGAAGCCCTCGGGGAAGAGGGGGCGGCACGGACGGTCGATGAGGCGGCTCGTCAGAATCTCGTCGTCGCGCTGCCGGCCTTCGCGCTTGAAGAATCCGCCCGGGATTTTGCCAGCGGCGAACGTCTTCTCGACGTACTCGCAGGTGAGCGGAAAGAAATCGAGGCCGGGGCGCTCGTCGCCCGACACGGCGGTGACGAGAACCACGCTCTCGCCGTAGCTGAGGAGAACGGCGCCGTGGGCCTGTTTGGCCAGACGACCCGTCTCGATGGTGAGTGGACGGCCGTTGACGATGACCGATTCACGAACAAAGGACATGGTGAGTTTGCGCTCCTTCGCGCGGGCCGCTTCGTGCGGCCGAGACGCCGAGCTTCCTCACCAAGGAGACGCCTTCGTTCCTCGGTCGCTGAACCCGAACCTTTGCTCCGTTTTCGAGAGGGTTCGTGTGCAGGGAGCGAAGAGCAAGGCGAGAAAGAGGTAAAGGCTTGCTCGGATGTGCGTTTGAATTGAGTGGGAGACGAATATACGCCGCCTCCCACCAATCCGGGACCCCATCTTTTAAGGAGGAGGCCCCAGCCCGCTTTGGGGGGCTTACTTACGGAGGTTGAGAGCGCTAACCGTCTTACGGTAGCGGTCCAAGCTCGACTTCTTCAGGTAGTTCAACAAGCGGCGACGCTTGGAGACCAACCGGAGCAGACCGCGGCGCGAGTGGTGATCCTTCACGTGGGTCTTGAAGTGCTCGGTCAAATAACCGATGCGCTCGGTAAGAAGCGCAATCTGCACCTCCGGAGAGCCGGTGTCGGTCTCGTGGGTGCGGAATTTGTCGATGAGCTCGGACTTCTTCTCGGTATGAAGCGGCATGATACGTGGAACCTTCTTCAGAGCGTCCGCGCTGAATTGCGCGTCCGGCGCATGGTCCAGCCGTAAAAAGGGCCAGCCAAGGCGGCGGGCAGTATAGGCGGAAGTATGCGCCCGTCAACGCCTGGCTCCACCGACGGGCCAAAGCGCGAGTCTAGCGCGAGTGCACCGTTCCGAGCCGTGTTACGATGCAGCGACATGTCCAATCCGGGGCCCCGCGTCGTGACCAAGCCCGCTCTTGCTGTCGCGCCCGCGCCGGTACCATCTCCGTCTCCACCACCTTCGCAAGCATCGGCAAGTCCCGCTTTGGCAAACGCTCCAATTCCCACGTCCGGCGTGTCCGCGACGGTTCCTGCTCCTGCTCAAGGGGCTCGAGATCGCGCTGCAAGCACACCAGGTTTCGATAGACCCCCAAGCGGAGAGCGCGCCTCGAGCTTGCCGGCCGAGGCTTTTGCCCAGGCCGAAGCCATGGGCCAGCTCGTGGCCGCGGGCGGTCCCAAGTGGTGCCCCACGTGCGGCACGCATTACCCCGTCGACTTTCTGGTCTGTCCCAAAGACGCCAGCTCGCTGGTGAGCGACTCCGGTGAGGCGGGCGATTCGCTGCTGGGCATGGTTCTCGGCGACGCCTACCAAATTCAGCGCCTCATCGGCGAAGGCGGCATGGCCCGCGTCTACGAGGCGCGTCACGTCCGCCTGCGTGAGCGGCGCCTCGCGGTGAAGATCCTGCACCCCGAGTTCGCCCGCGACATGGAGGTGGTGCAGCGCTTCCAGCGCGAGGCGGAGAGCTCGAGCGCGATCAACCATCCCAACGTGATCGAGGTCTACGACGTCTCGCGCGGGCCGGAGAACCGGCCGTACCTCGTGGGCGAGTTCCTCGAGGGCGAGGAGCTGGGCGAGCACCTGAAGAAGGTGGGCCGGATCGACGTGGCCACGGCCGTGGCCATCACGCGTCAGATCTGCCGCGCCCTCAATGCGGCGCACGTGCGCGGCATCATCCACCGCGACATGAAGCCGGAGAACGTCTTCGTCGTCGCGCGCGATGGGCTGCCGCATATCAAGGTGCTCGACTTCGGCATCAGCAAGGTGGGCCACCGCAACACGCACCTCACGCGCACCGGCATGATCATGGGCACGCCGTCGTTCATGGCGCCGGAGCAGGCCCGCGGCGAAAAGGTCGATTCGCGGGCGGACATCTATGCCGTGGGCGCGCTCTTGTACACGCTGCTCACCGGCCGCCGGCCCTTCGACAACGACGATCCGACGGC encodes:
- the pnp gene encoding polyribonucleotide nucleotidyltransferase, with product MSFVRESVIVNGRPLTIETGRLAKQAHGAVLLSYGESVVLVTAVSGDERPGLDFFPLTCEYVEKTFAAGKIPGGFFKREGRQRDDEILTSRLIDRPCRPLFPEGFKKDTQIIATVLSSDKINPTDVLALTGASAALHISDIPWAGPLAGVRVARVHGEFIAFPTFEQQSQSDIDMVVACSKDAIVMVEGGAAEANEGDVLDALWFAHKAAQPILELIERLRAAVGKEKRVFEAVKLDAKIAGRVKDLSDTGILESALIKEKKTRYDSYKSVKTKLTETLLAELGAETFAANEKLIKEEFEERKYHVVREYVLGQNKRIDGRAMDVIRPITTEVGLLPRVHGSALFQRGETQAVVTSTLGTSADEQKIDALTGERWKRFMLHYNFPPFSTGETKPLRGPGRREVGHGALAERALARMIPEQEKFPYTIRVVSETLESNGSSSMAAVCGGTLSLMDAGVPIKSPVAGIAMGLIADAAPGPNQRTAILSDILGDEDHLGDMDFKVCGTERGITAIQMDIKIAGLSREIMSRALDQARAGRLFILGKMLESLTTPRTELSKYAPRITTVKVKPDQIRLIIGPGGKTIKGIIDQTGVAIDVEDDGTVNVASSDSEAVKKALDIIKGLTAEPEVGAVYKGAVQRVTDFGAFVELLPGTDGLLHISEMAHTRVERVTDVMKEGDVVEVKVLSIDRDGKIRLSRRELLPLPEGEEGERAKERMLAARESGGGPPPRRGGGGGDRGGPPRGGPRGGGDRRR
- the rpsO gene encoding 30S ribosomal protein S15, whose protein sequence is MPLHTEKKSELIDKFRTHETDTGSPEVQIALLTERIGYLTEHFKTHVKDHHSRRGLLRLVSKRRRLLNYLKKSSLDRYRKTVSALNLRK
- a CDS encoding protein kinase, producing the protein MPAEAFAQAEAMGQLVAAGGPKWCPTCGTHYPVDFLVCPKDASSLVSDSGEAGDSLLGMVLGDAYQIQRLIGEGGMARVYEARHVRLRERRLAVKILHPEFARDMEVVQRFQREAESSSAINHPNVIEVYDVSRGPENRPYLVGEFLEGEELGEHLKKVGRIDVATAVAITRQICRALNAAHVRGIIHRDMKPENVFVVARDGLPHIKVLDFGISKVGHRNTHLTRTGMIMGTPSFMAPEQARGEKVDSRADIYAVGALLYTLLTGRRPFDNDDPTATLSQVLTEEPIRPRQIDPAIPPALELVVQRAMQKDSRERYQSMVDLDVALAPFDAGAFSSPEMQTILRKGDGAVIGHGNPHDPSARTMRAALGSLPGPTSGTGSLPAISKEALDAMEATSSAAQYARPTIVTMTIALVLWFIGGVSGALGGTIRYFRPGDITGTEAVMLIVGTALLAITPTALFALHVRRSVWPNSPRAVELASDLRRTAAAALVFYGMGGLLIRVLYTVFLRSSSELSHGIWDAGLFLLSLLGALIAGGVGPVARFFRRKANS